Proteins encoded together in one Salarchaeum sp. JOR-1 window:
- a CDS encoding ABC transporter ATP-binding protein: MSDELGGFENVREEVDGHPMLGLLRYAKSYWKRLTVGVLTSLVTRVARLVPPLIVAAAVDRVITGSGKPGLLAELGLLTSDPLVTDAARIALLRRLALIAAVAYVVRSITRFLSRYLLQSTAQKIQRDLRNDTYDHMQRLSLDFFSRHQTGAMMSILNNDINRLERFLNDELRQIIRVVATVGGIGVVLFYVSPPLAVIALAPVPIIGVSSVYFLTWIEPKYKRIRETVARLNSRLENNIGGAKVIKAFDRYDFELDRVADQSETYHDEKVAAIRLRRAFFATIRVLTGVAFVGILLVGGEMVIRGEFRAGPVAIASTITAGTFTMFFLYLRRLYAPMRRIGVTANRYQRAKSSAERVFGVLGHEPTVTSPENPTHREDVEGHVEFDDVRFSYDTTEEILSGVSLDVSPGETVGLAGETGAGKSTLVKLVPRFYDVDSGAVRVDGTDVREYDLQGLREHIGVVEQNPYLFSGTVAENIAYGDLTALGGDDVDQRIVDAAKAAEAHGFIRELPDGYDTQIGERGVKLSGGQRQRLSIARALLNDPAIIVLDEATSDVDTETEELIQESLRTLIEDRTAFVIAHRLSTIKDADRIVVMDDGGIAEMGTHDALTSDGGMYASLWETQADASANALDD; encoded by the coding sequence GTGTCCGACGAACTCGGGGGGTTCGAGAACGTCCGGGAGGAGGTGGACGGCCATCCCATGCTGGGGTTACTCCGGTACGCGAAGTCGTACTGGAAACGTCTGACCGTCGGAGTTCTCACGTCGCTCGTCACGCGCGTCGCTCGGCTCGTGCCGCCGCTCATCGTCGCCGCCGCGGTCGACCGCGTCATCACGGGAAGCGGCAAGCCCGGCCTGCTCGCGGAGCTCGGACTGTTGACGAGCGACCCGCTGGTGACCGACGCCGCCCGAATCGCGCTTCTCCGGCGGCTCGCGCTCATCGCTGCGGTCGCGTACGTCGTGCGGTCGATAACGCGCTTTCTCTCGCGGTACCTGTTGCAGTCGACCGCTCAGAAGATTCAGCGAGACCTCCGGAACGACACGTACGACCACATGCAGCGGCTCTCCCTCGATTTCTTCAGTCGCCATCAGACGGGCGCGATGATGTCGATTCTGAACAACGACATCAATCGCCTGGAGCGGTTCCTGAACGACGAACTCCGCCAGATAATCCGCGTCGTCGCGACGGTCGGCGGTATCGGAGTGGTCTTGTTCTACGTGTCGCCGCCGCTCGCGGTCATCGCGCTCGCGCCCGTCCCCATCATCGGCGTCTCGAGCGTCTACTTCCTGACGTGGATCGAACCGAAGTACAAGCGCATCCGGGAGACGGTCGCGCGCCTGAACAGCCGGCTGGAGAACAACATCGGGGGCGCGAAAGTCATCAAGGCGTTCGACCGCTACGACTTCGAGCTCGACCGGGTCGCAGACCAGTCCGAGACGTACCACGACGAGAAGGTCGCGGCCATCCGGCTGCGTCGCGCGTTCTTCGCGACCATCCGCGTGCTCACGGGCGTGGCGTTCGTCGGCATCCTCCTCGTCGGCGGCGAGATGGTCATCCGCGGGGAGTTCCGCGCCGGCCCGGTCGCCATCGCGTCCACCATCACCGCGGGGACGTTCACGATGTTCTTCCTCTACCTCCGCAGGCTGTACGCGCCGATGCGCCGCATCGGCGTGACCGCGAACCGCTATCAGCGCGCGAAGTCGAGCGCGGAGCGCGTCTTCGGCGTGCTCGGCCACGAACCAACCGTCACCAGCCCCGAGAACCCGACGCATCGGGAGGACGTGGAGGGCCACGTGGAGTTCGACGACGTCCGCTTCAGTTACGACACCACCGAGGAGATTCTCTCGGGAGTCAGCCTCGACGTCTCGCCGGGCGAGACTGTCGGGCTCGCGGGCGAGACGGGCGCGGGGAAGTCGACGCTCGTGAAGCTCGTCCCGCGATTCTACGACGTCGATTCCGGCGCGGTTCGCGTGGACGGGACGGACGTGCGCGAGTACGACCTCCAGGGCCTCCGCGAGCACATCGGGGTCGTCGAGCAGAACCCCTACCTGTTCTCGGGGACGGTCGCGGAGAACATCGCGTACGGCGACCTCACCGCGCTCGGCGGGGACGACGTCGACCAGCGCATCGTGGACGCCGCGAAGGCCGCAGAAGCCCACGGGTTCATCCGGGAGTTGCCGGACGGGTACGACACCCAGATCGGCGAGCGCGGCGTGAAACTGTCGGGCGGCCAGCGCCAGCGGCTCAGCATCGCCCGCGCGCTCCTGAACGACCCCGCTATCATCGTGCTCGACGAGGCCACGTCCGACGTGGACACCGAGACCGAAGAGCTGATTCAGGAGTCCCTGCGGACGCTCATCGAGGATCGAACCGCGTTCGTCATCGCGCACCGCCTCTCCACGATCAAGGACGCCGACCGCATCGTCGTGATGGACGACGGCGGAATCGCGGAGATGGGGACGCACGACGCCCTCACCTCCGACGGCGGGATGTACGCGAGCCTCTGGGAGACGCAGGCTGACGCATCCGCGAACGCACTCGACGACTGA
- a CDS encoding Nif3-like dinuclear metal center hexameric protein codes for MEVSELAALYDEELRTSDYADLDASANGLQVGSGDWEVEHVAFAVDAAVETIEDAISAGADALVSHHGLSWGGIERVTGRDFDRVAPLIREEVALYVAHLPLDGHTELGNAAGLADLLGLAGRERFGAMGPEYIGLAGTADALSPQRVRETLESELDHGAGGVRHLDFGPREIEDVAVVTGSGADWFDAAVERGADAFVTGEGKQKLYHQAKEAGVHVYLAGHYATETFGVNALADLADEWGVETTVLDAPTGI; via the coding sequence ATGGAGGTTTCCGAACTCGCGGCGCTGTACGACGAGGAGCTGCGGACGAGCGACTACGCGGATCTGGACGCGAGCGCGAACGGCCTTCAGGTAGGAAGCGGCGACTGGGAGGTCGAGCACGTCGCGTTCGCGGTTGACGCCGCCGTCGAAACCATCGAGGACGCGATTTCGGCGGGCGCGGACGCCCTCGTCAGCCATCACGGACTGTCGTGGGGCGGTATCGAGCGCGTGACCGGCCGGGACTTCGACCGGGTCGCACCCCTGATTCGGGAGGAGGTGGCGCTCTACGTCGCCCATCTCCCGCTCGACGGGCACACGGAGCTCGGGAACGCCGCCGGTCTCGCGGACCTCCTCGGTCTCGCCGGCCGCGAGCGCTTCGGCGCGATGGGGCCGGAGTACATCGGGCTCGCCGGCACCGCCGACGCCCTCAGTCCACAGCGTGTGCGGGAGACGCTCGAATCCGAGTTGGATCACGGTGCGGGCGGCGTTCGCCACCTCGACTTCGGCCCCCGCGAAATTGAGGACGTGGCGGTCGTGACCGGGAGCGGCGCGGACTGGTTCGACGCCGCCGTCGAACGCGGTGCGGACGCCTTCGTCACCGGCGAGGGAAAACAGAAACTCTACCATCAGGCGAAGGAAGCGGGCGTGCATGTCTATCTCGCCGGCCACTACGCGACCGAAACGTTCGGCGTGAACGCGCTCGCCGACCTCGCCGACGAATGGGGCGTGGAGACGACCGTGCTGGACGCGCCGACGGGTATCTGA
- the speB gene encoding agmatinase, with product MFPGATADRKHADYVVVGAPLDVSTSFQPGTRFGPDRVRQFARTFEDYDHRTDQSFSTLGVHDAGDVRAWDDAEAYLDYLRGTLTDVVWDDAVPLLVGGEHTVSVAGVRAVDPDVFVALDAHLDLRDAYDGNPLSHSTVTRHALSVADEAYVVGARSGSGAEWERAREDDVTVVEPDEVRSWSPSFSGEVYVSVDVDAADPAFAPGTGTPEPGGLSSRTLRRLVRDLAPMASAFDVVEVNDRDDGQAAVLGAKLLRDFVFAHAAGE from the coding sequence ATGTTTCCCGGTGCGACCGCCGACCGCAAGCACGCCGACTACGTGGTCGTCGGCGCACCACTCGACGTATCGACGTCTTTTCAGCCGGGCACGCGGTTCGGACCGGATCGCGTCCGCCAGTTCGCGCGAACGTTCGAGGATTACGACCACCGGACTGACCAGTCGTTCTCGACGCTCGGCGTGCACGACGCGGGCGATGTCCGCGCGTGGGACGACGCCGAGGCGTACCTCGACTACCTCCGAGGGACGCTCACGGACGTGGTGTGGGACGACGCGGTGCCGCTGCTCGTCGGGGGTGAACACACGGTGTCCGTCGCGGGCGTTCGAGCGGTAGACCCGGACGTGTTCGTCGCGCTCGACGCGCACCTCGACCTCCGCGACGCGTACGACGGGAACCCGTTGAGTCACTCGACCGTGACGCGGCACGCGCTCTCGGTTGCGGACGAGGCGTACGTCGTGGGCGCGCGCTCGGGGAGCGGCGCAGAGTGGGAGCGCGCCCGCGAGGACGACGTGACCGTAGTGGAACCGGACGAGGTTCGGTCGTGGTCGCCGTCGTTCTCGGGAGAGGTCTACGTCTCGGTGGACGTGGACGCCGCGGATCCGGCGTTCGCGCCCGGGACGGGGACGCCGGAACCGGGCGGGCTGTCGTCGCGGACGCTGCGGCGACTCGTCCGCGATCTCGCACCGATGGCGTCGGCGTTCGACGTGGTGGAGGTGAACGACCGCGACGACGGCCAGGCCGCAGTGCTGGGGGCGAAACTCCTCCGGGACTTCGTGTTCGCGCACGCCGCCGGCGAGTAG
- a CDS encoding translation initiation factor IF-5A, which yields MAKEQKQVRELQEGNYVIIDDAACKIDAYSTAKPGKHGSAKARVEARGVFDEKKRSFSQPVDAKVWVPIVNRKQGQVVAKESENVVQVMDLDTYETITMELPDEISVEPDDDIEYLEWEGKRKVLE from the coding sequence ATGGCGAAAGAGCAGAAGCAGGTTCGCGAACTCCAGGAAGGAAACTACGTCATCATCGACGACGCGGCGTGCAAGATCGACGCGTACTCCACCGCGAAGCCCGGGAAGCACGGGAGCGCGAAGGCGCGCGTCGAGGCCCGTGGTGTCTTCGACGAGAAGAAGCGGAGCTTCAGCCAGCCTGTCGACGCGAAGGTCTGGGTGCCCATCGTCAACCGGAAACAGGGCCAGGTCGTCGCGAAGGAGTCCGAGAACGTCGTGCAGGTGATGGATCTCGATACGTACGAGACGATCACCATGGAACTCCCCGACGAGATCTCCGTAGAGCCTGACGACGACATCGAGTACCTGGAGTGGGAGGGCAAGCGGAAGGTTCTCGAATAG
- a CDS encoding aminotransferase class I/II-fold pyridoxal phosphate-dependent enzyme — protein MDIETFDLERWFDEYEHDADIMLAESGIRSLDSGRFDTDPGELGYVIPTNGDPALREEVAGRHDRSRDELAFTCGAQEANFLAYHALMGEGGHAVVVTPTYQALTAVPDTIGEVTEVSLEPPEWELDVNAVRDAIRPETDVVAFVNPNNPTGRHHDAETVEELYDVAAAHDAYLLGDEVYRLLAENPTPPVASLGDYGISTSSLSKSYGLAGLRFGWLCGSQAVVDAAVEWKDYTTISPGVFGQHVARQALGEQEDEILAANHEVAARNHDIVADWLDEHGLDWHDPTGVNGFVTVPDEYAGSREFCRTVVEDAGVVLAPGDCFGYDDYFRIGFGLPTDELDAGLERVSAVLRA, from the coding sequence ATGGACATCGAGACGTTCGACCTCGAACGATGGTTCGACGAGTACGAACACGACGCGGACATCATGCTCGCGGAATCGGGCATCAGGAGTCTCGACAGCGGGCGCTTCGACACCGACCCGGGCGAACTCGGGTACGTCATCCCCACTAACGGCGATCCTGCGCTCCGCGAGGAGGTCGCGGGCCGCCACGACCGCTCCCGGGACGAACTCGCGTTCACGTGCGGCGCGCAGGAAGCGAACTTCCTCGCGTACCACGCGCTGATGGGCGAGGGCGGACACGCGGTCGTCGTTACGCCGACGTACCAGGCGCTCACCGCCGTCCCCGACACCATCGGCGAGGTGACGGAAGTCTCCCTCGAACCGCCGGAGTGGGAACTGGACGTGAACGCCGTCCGTGACGCGATACGCCCGGAGACGGACGTGGTGGCGTTCGTGAACCCGAACAATCCCACCGGCCGCCACCACGACGCCGAGACTGTCGAGGAACTCTACGACGTGGCGGCGGCTCACGACGCCTACCTGCTCGGCGACGAAGTGTACCGACTGCTGGCCGAGAACCCGACGCCGCCCGTGGCGAGCCTGGGCGACTATGGAATAAGCACGTCCAGCCTCTCGAAATCGTACGGGCTGGCGGGCCTTCGGTTCGGCTGGCTCTGCGGTTCACAAGCGGTCGTGGACGCCGCCGTCGAGTGGAAGGACTACACGACTATCTCGCCCGGGGTCTTCGGCCAGCACGTCGCCCGGCAGGCGCTCGGCGAACAGGAGGACGAGATTCTCGCGGCGAACCACGAAGTCGCGGCGCGGAACCACGACATCGTCGCGGACTGGCTCGACGAACACGGCCTCGACTGGCACGACCCGACGGGCGTGAACGGGTTCGTCACCGTTCCGGATGAGTACGCGGGGTCGCGGGAGTTCTGCCGCACCGTCGTGGAGGACGCGGGCGTCGTGCTCGCGCCCGGGGACTGCTTCGGGTACGACGACTACTTCCGAATCGGATTCGGCCTGCCGACCGACGAACTGGACGCGGGATTGGAGCGCGTGAGCGCCGTCCTCCGCGCGTAG
- a CDS encoding AarF/ABC1/UbiB kinase family protein — MAVLRAYRRFVVVLWQFSPLIAAYLRDRRKYLLFGGRRQVSSEMRVRRAQRLLDSLLTLGPTFIKLGQLLSTRPDILPPEYVDVLEGLQDQVPPADWAAAREVLEADVGDVDEAFDDFDRDAISGASLGQVYTAEIDGEPVAVKVRRPGIEDLVEADLRVIRWTIPLVERFVGQARAFSLDNLADEFAKTIREEMDYAREAEMLAEIRENFAENDRIAIPGVYDDYSTERVLTMAYVPGTKISNVEELDRRGVDRHAVAETLERAYLQMIIEDGVFHADPHPGNLAVQDDGTIVFYDFGMSGRADEFVQQKIVDFYIAVANQDIEAILDTLVELGTLSPDADRATMAEVMELAIRDARGESIETYRVQQIVGKVEDTIYDFPLRLPANLALVLRVATVVEGVCVTLDPDFDFISVATDYLGDSGYREEGARQFVEETGEQFSRAAQSAVRVPPKLERALDRVDRDDLYVRAGIEDSNDVVDRLGRRIVLGLLLAVSVLSTSYLYADAHLRAAAVTAGLATVTAFYLYRSFRKRKRLQATPQFTRQSLRERKNE; from the coding sequence GTGGCGGTGCTGCGCGCGTACCGGCGGTTCGTCGTCGTGCTCTGGCAGTTCTCCCCGCTCATCGCCGCGTACCTCCGCGACCGCCGGAAGTACCTGTTGTTCGGCGGGCGGCGGCAGGTGTCGAGCGAGATGCGGGTGCGGCGCGCCCAGCGGTTGCTCGACAGCCTGCTCACGCTCGGCCCGACGTTCATCAAACTCGGCCAACTGCTCTCCACTCGACCGGACATCCTGCCGCCGGAGTACGTCGACGTGCTGGAGGGACTGCAAGACCAGGTGCCGCCGGCGGACTGGGCGGCGGCGCGGGAGGTGCTCGAAGCGGACGTGGGCGACGTGGACGAGGCGTTCGACGACTTCGACCGTGACGCCATCAGCGGCGCGAGCCTCGGCCAGGTGTACACGGCGGAAATCGACGGCGAACCCGTCGCGGTGAAGGTGCGGCGGCCGGGCATCGAAGACCTCGTGGAGGCCGACCTGCGCGTGATCCGGTGGACGATCCCGCTCGTCGAGCGGTTCGTCGGACAGGCGCGGGCGTTCAGCCTCGACAACCTCGCGGACGAGTTCGCGAAGACGATTCGCGAGGAGATGGACTACGCGCGGGAGGCTGAGATGCTCGCGGAGATCCGGGAGAACTTCGCGGAGAACGACCGCATCGCCATCCCCGGCGTGTACGACGACTACTCGACGGAGCGCGTGCTCACGATGGCGTACGTCCCGGGAACGAAGATTTCGAACGTCGAAGAGCTCGACCGACGCGGCGTCGACCGGCACGCCGTTGCGGAGACGCTGGAGCGCGCGTACCTCCAGATGATAATCGAGGACGGCGTGTTCCACGCTGACCCCCACCCGGGGAACCTCGCGGTGCAGGACGACGGCACCATCGTCTTCTACGACTTCGGAATGAGCGGGCGCGCGGACGAGTTCGTCCAGCAGAAGATAGTCGACTTCTACATCGCGGTCGCGAACCAGGACATCGAGGCCATTCTCGACACGCTCGTCGAACTCGGCACCCTGAGTCCGGACGCCGACCGCGCGACGATGGCGGAGGTGATGGAGCTCGCGATTCGGGACGCCCGCGGCGAGTCCATCGAGACCTACCGCGTCCAGCAGATCGTGGGGAAGGTCGAGGACACCATCTACGACTTCCCGCTTCGCCTCCCCGCGAACCTCGCGCTCGTCCTCCGGGTCGCGACCGTCGTCGAGGGCGTGTGCGTGACGCTCGACCCCGACTTCGACTTCATCTCCGTCGCCACGGACTACCTCGGTGACTCGGGCTACCGCGAGGAGGGCGCGCGCCAGTTCGTCGAGGAGACTGGCGAGCAGTTCTCGCGCGCCGCGCAGTCCGCCGTCCGCGTCCCGCCGAAACTCGAACGCGCGCTCGATCGCGTCGACCGCGACGATCTCTACGTCCGCGCCGGCATCGAGGACTCGAACGACGTCGTCGACCGCCTCGGGAGACGCATCGTACTCGGCCTCCTGCTCGCGGTGTCCGTGCTCTCCACGTCCTACCTGTACGCGGACGCCCACCTCCGCGCGGCCGCCGTGACCGCCGGACTCGCAACCGTTACGGCGTTCTACCTCTACCGGTCGTTCCGGAAGCGAAAACGCCTGCAGGCGACCCCGCAGTTCACGCGGCAGAGCCTCCGCGAGCGCAAAAACGAGTGA
- a CDS encoding Hsp20/alpha crystallin family protein — MTGFRDALRELPDAVSVDLHESEDAYRIVIDVPGATVDTTDVRVEDGVLRVEARREKDAPAGFSYHREDRALFLDVELPLPPDATDGDAAASLDDGVLTVTLPKAGRGRKIEIEG; from the coding sequence ATGACTGGCTTCCGCGACGCGCTCCGCGAACTTCCCGACGCCGTCTCCGTGGATCTCCACGAGTCCGAGGACGCCTACCGGATCGTCATCGACGTTCCGGGCGCGACCGTCGACACGACCGACGTACGCGTCGAGGACGGCGTGCTGCGCGTGGAGGCGCGCCGCGAGAAGGACGCTCCCGCGGGCTTTTCGTACCACAGAGAAGACCGCGCGCTCTTCCTCGACGTGGAACTCCCGCTCCCGCCGGACGCGACCGACGGGGACGCGGCCGCGTCGCTCGACGACGGCGTGCTGACCGTGACGCTCCCGAAGGCCGGCCGGGGCCGCAAGATAGAGATAGAGGGCTGA
- the glp gene encoding gephyrin-like molybdotransferase Glp: MNADRQEAGFKNRTRLSDARDTLSEVVDPHGRVESVPLADADGRALAASVSAARDVPHYDRAAMDGYAVRARDTFGAGDRSPAVLRQTEGDVGPGEAARVHTGSAMPDGADAVVMIEHLTAVGDELEVFGPVAEGENVGAAGEDVEDGTRLFETGHRLRPSDLGLLRGTGVTEVSVFERPSVAVIPTGEELVDADPGPGEVVETNGLTVSRLAERWGGTSRYRDVVTDDTDALRAAIERDLDADVVVTTGGSSVGERDLVPDVVADIGEVLVHGVALKPGHPVAFGRVEDTLVVMLPGYPVACIVNAVQFLRPAIARTGGFDPEPHPRREATLDGKLASEPGTRTFARVTVDGDTATPVRTSGSGILSSVALSDGWVVVPEDAEGYPAGETVTVEFWEGER; this comes from the coding sequence ATGAACGCAGACCGCCAGGAGGCCGGATTCAAGAATCGAACCCGGCTCTCGGACGCTCGCGACACCCTCTCCGAGGTCGTCGACCCCCACGGCCGCGTGGAGTCAGTTCCGCTCGCCGACGCCGACGGCCGCGCGCTCGCCGCGTCCGTGAGCGCGGCGCGCGACGTCCCGCATTACGACCGCGCCGCGATGGACGGCTACGCGGTGCGCGCCCGCGACACGTTCGGCGCGGGCGACCGCTCGCCCGCCGTCCTCCGACAGACCGAGGGCGACGTTGGGCCGGGGGAGGCCGCGCGCGTCCACACCGGGAGCGCGATGCCCGACGGCGCGGACGCCGTCGTGATGATAGAACACCTTACCGCGGTCGGCGACGAACTCGAGGTGTTCGGCCCGGTCGCGGAAGGCGAGAACGTCGGCGCCGCCGGCGAGGACGTCGAGGACGGAACGCGGTTGTTCGAGACGGGTCACCGTCTCCGCCCGAGCGATTTGGGGCTCCTCCGCGGAACGGGCGTCACCGAGGTCTCCGTGTTCGAGCGTCCGTCCGTCGCGGTGATCCCGACGGGAGAGGAGCTCGTGGACGCCGACCCGGGGCCGGGCGAGGTGGTGGAGACGAACGGCCTCACCGTCTCGCGGCTCGCCGAGCGCTGGGGCGGGACGAGCCGATACCGCGACGTCGTGACTGACGACACGGACGCGCTTCGCGCCGCCATCGAACGCGACCTCGACGCCGACGTGGTGGTGACGACGGGCGGGTCGTCCGTCGGGGAACGCGACCTCGTCCCCGACGTGGTGGCCGACATCGGCGAGGTCTTGGTGCACGGCGTCGCGCTCAAACCCGGTCATCCCGTCGCGTTCGGCCGCGTCGAGGACACGCTCGTCGTGATGCTCCCAGGGTATCCGGTCGCGTGCATCGTCAACGCCGTCCAGTTCCTCCGCCCTGCAATCGCCCGCACCGGCGGGTTCGACCCCGAACCCCATCCCCGTCGGGAGGCGACGCTCGACGGGAAACTCGCGAGCGAACCCGGGACGCGGACGTTCGCGCGCGTCACCGTCGACGGCGACACCGCCACGCCCGTCCGCACCTCGGGGTCGGGGATCCTGTCTTCGGTCGCGCTCTCTGACGGCTGGGTCGTCGTCCCCGAGGACGCGGAGGGCTACCCGGCCGGCGAGACGGTCACCGTGGAGTTCTGGGAGGGCGAGCGATGA
- a CDS encoding molybdopterin biosynthesis protein, which produces MTRKEFRDLSSPAEAREVVDALDLSPGTELVPLADARGRVLAERVDADLDVPGFDRASMDGYAVRARDTFGATESDPVVLDRAGTVHAGETPDVSVASGECAEVSTGAVVPDGADAVVMVERTAEVESGDGIEVRTAVAPGENVMVAGADVAAGERALGPGTRLTSREIGLLSALGVADVPVRAKPRVGIVSTGDELVRPGDPLDSARGEIHDVNTYTIAAGVEEAGGDPVLYPHAGDSEAEMERQLREAADECDLVLSSGSTSASAVDVVYRVVEDRGELLLHGVAVKPGKPMLVGELGGSAYVGLPGYPVSALTIFRTFVAPKIRDAAGQPAPPSATVTGRMSARERYGEGRTRLMPVGLVEDGDGETLVYPVDKGSGATTSLVEADGVVTVDADTDYLDAGERVDVQLFSPDVRPPALLGVGEDDPALSRVLDRVRGPRYLSFGTREGVRRLRDDLPDVAVASGPLDRDVAGDELASWTREWGLVTAPDGPDSLAALVDGDYRFVNRDTASGLRTSFDAALSALAADRDADSLAERIDGYDFTVKAHASPPRKVLEGRADAGLGLRATAADLGLDFVPLGDEPVRVFVNSERREKPGVSALTSALADLDAVLDDLPGYGR; this is translated from the coding sequence ATGACCCGCAAGGAGTTCCGCGACCTCTCCTCGCCCGCCGAGGCGCGCGAAGTCGTGGACGCCCTCGACCTCTCGCCCGGCACCGAACTCGTCCCGTTGGCGGACGCTCGCGGCCGCGTGCTCGCTGAGCGCGTGGACGCCGACCTCGACGTCCCCGGGTTCGACCGCGCGTCCATGGACGGCTACGCGGTGCGCGCCCGCGACACGTTCGGCGCGACCGAGTCCGACCCCGTCGTGCTCGACCGCGCGGGCACCGTGCACGCCGGCGAGACCCCCGACGTTTCCGTCGCGTCCGGCGAGTGCGCCGAGGTGTCCACGGGCGCGGTCGTCCCCGACGGCGCGGACGCGGTCGTGATGGTCGAACGCACCGCCGAAGTCGAGTCCGGCGACGGCATCGAGGTTCGCACGGCGGTCGCGCCCGGCGAGAACGTGATGGTCGCGGGCGCGGACGTGGCGGCGGGCGAGCGCGCGCTCGGCCCCGGAACCCGCCTCACGTCCCGCGAAATCGGCCTCCTGTCGGCGCTCGGCGTCGCGGACGTCCCCGTTCGGGCGAAACCCCGCGTCGGCATCGTCTCCACGGGCGACGAACTCGTCCGGCCCGGCGACCCCCTCGACTCCGCCCGCGGCGAGATTCACGACGTGAACACGTACACCATCGCCGCGGGCGTCGAGGAGGCCGGCGGCGACCCCGTCCTCTACCCACACGCCGGCGACAGCGAGGCCGAGATGGAACGCCAGCTCCGCGAGGCCGCAGATGAGTGCGACCTCGTGCTCTCTTCCGGGTCTACGAGCGCGAGCGCCGTCGACGTGGTTTATCGCGTCGTCGAGGACCGCGGCGAACTCCTCCTGCACGGCGTCGCCGTCAAGCCCGGGAAGCCGATGCTCGTCGGGGAACTCGGCGGGAGCGCGTACGTCGGCCTCCCCGGCTACCCCGTGAGCGCGCTCACCATCTTCCGGACATTCGTCGCCCCGAAAATCCGGGACGCCGCCGGCCAGCCCGCCCCGCCCTCCGCGACCGTCACGGGTCGAATGAGCGCGCGGGAGCGCTACGGCGAGGGCCGTACCCGTCTCATGCCGGTCGGCCTCGTCGAGGACGGCGACGGCGAGACGCTTGTCTATCCGGTGGACAAGGGGAGCGGCGCGACCACCAGCCTCGTCGAGGCCGACGGCGTCGTCACCGTGGACGCGGACACCGACTACCTCGACGCGGGAGAGCGCGTGGACGTGCAGTTGTTCTCGCCGGACGTTCGCCCGCCCGCCCTCCTCGGCGTCGGCGAGGACGACCCCGCGCTCTCCCGCGTCCTCGACCGCGTTCGGGGGCCGCGCTACCTCTCCTTCGGCACCCGCGAGGGCGTTCGGCGGCTCCGCGACGACCTCCCCGACGTCGCCGTCGCCAGCGGCCCGCTCGACCGCGACGTTGCGGGCGACGAACTCGCGTCCTGGACTCGGGAGTGGGGGCTCGTCACCGCCCCGGACGGCCCCGACAGCCTCGCCGCCCTCGTGGACGGCGATTACCGGTTCGTCAACCGCGACACCGCCTCCGGCCTCCGGACGTCCTTCGACGCCGCGCTCTCCGCCCTCGCCGCCGACCGCGACGCCGACTCCCTCGCGGAGCGCATCGACGGCTACGACTTCACCGTGAAAGCGCACGCCAGCCCCCCGCGGAAAGTGCTTGAGGGCCGCGCTGACGCCGGCCTCGGACTGCGCGCGACCGCCGCCGACCTCGGCCTCGACTTCGTCCCGCTCGGCGACGAACCGGTGCGCGTCTTCGTGAACTCCGAGCGCCGCGAGAAACCCGGTGTCAGCGCGCTCACGTCAGCGCTCGCCGACCTCGACGCCGTTCTCGACGACCTCCCGGGATACGGCCGATGA
- the lwrS gene encoding LWR-salt protein, with product MDARYVFHVRFRLDPTKDVSVEPDEFETRLYREADTPGNSGWLFFRDNLWRGELEDRKHFRGLTEDALDVPVLAVEYRGFETDDEYWEAFTDEIEADLDIFKADSVSEVVHKYFGSSVETQG from the coding sequence ATGGACGCGCGCTACGTCTTCCACGTGCGGTTCCGCCTCGACCCGACGAAAGACGTGTCCGTGGAGCCGGACGAGTTCGAGACGCGGCTGTACCGTGAGGCCGACACCCCCGGGAACTCCGGGTGGCTGTTCTTCCGGGACAACCTCTGGCGGGGCGAACTGGAGGACAGGAAGCACTTCCGCGGACTCACGGAGGACGCGCTGGACGTGCCCGTGCTCGCCGTCGAGTACCGCGGGTTCGAGACGGACGACGAGTACTGGGAGGCGTTCACGGACGAGATCGAAGCCGACCTCGACATCTTCAAGGCCGACTCCGTCTCCGAGGTCGTGCACAAGTACTTCGGGAGCAGCGTCGAGACGCAGGGCTGA
- a CDS encoding 4a-hydroxytetrahydrobiopterin dehydratase produces MAELLDDDEVAERLPEGWTRDGDEIVRVFEFDDYLEGVAFASEIGELAEEEFHHPEIVIRYEEVAVRFTSHEEGGITGKDIELAEESNALR; encoded by the coding sequence ATGGCAGAACTACTCGACGATGACGAGGTAGCGGAACGGCTTCCCGAGGGCTGGACGCGCGACGGCGACGAAATCGTGCGCGTGTTCGAGTTCGACGACTACCTCGAGGGCGTCGCGTTCGCGTCCGAAATCGGCGAGCTCGCGGAGGAAGAGTTCCACCACCCCGAAATCGTGATTCGGTACGAGGAGGTCGCGGTGCGGTTCACGAGCCACGAGGAGGGCGGTATCACGGGCAAGGACATCGAACTGGCGGAGGAGTCGAACGCGCTCCGATAG